One genomic segment of Brassica napus cultivar Da-Ae chromosome A3, Da-Ae, whole genome shotgun sequence includes these proteins:
- the LOC111214347 gene encoding protein CASPARIAN STRIP INTEGRITY FACTOR 2-like translates to MYLLQLVKKLGFVFLLVSASMFAFSSAGRPSILIYSQDDNHQELVERRIHEHERILKMNSRDYGQFNPTPKLFRPPSKLIPN, encoded by the exons ATGTATTTATTACAATTGGTGAAGAAACTAGGTTTCGTCTTTCTTCTTGTTTCAGCTTCAATGTTTGCTTTCTCTTCTGCAG GCCGACCATCCATTCTAATCTATAGCCAAGATGATAATCATCAAGAG TTGGTGGAAAGAAGGATACATGAACATGAGAGAATTCTGAAGATGAATTCAAGAGACTATGGTCAGTTCAATCCTACACCAAAGCTCTTCAGGCCTCCTTCCAAGCTTATTCCCAACTGA